In one window of Coralliovum pocilloporae DNA:
- a CDS encoding gamma carbonic anhydrase family protein: protein MTLYMLDGNKPEIVDPDRCWVADNAQVIGKVRLEQDATVWFGAVLRGDNELISVGAGSNVQDMCVLHTDMGFPLTIGAGCTLGHSAIVHGCMIGENSLIGMGATILNGVRIGRNCIIGANALIPEGKEIPDNSLVVGMPGKVIRELDDASAQNNRRLAAHYVENGRRYASGLVSL, encoded by the coding sequence ATGACGCTCTACATGCTCGATGGGAACAAGCCGGAAATTGTGGATCCGGACCGGTGCTGGGTTGCCGATAATGCCCAGGTTATTGGCAAGGTTCGTCTGGAGCAGGATGCGACTGTCTGGTTTGGAGCCGTGTTGCGTGGTGACAATGAGCTGATTTCAGTGGGTGCGGGCAGCAATGTTCAGGATATGTGTGTTCTTCACACAGACATGGGCTTTCCTCTGACCATCGGCGCTGGATGTACACTCGGCCATTCTGCTATTGTTCATGGCTGTATGATTGGAGAAAATTCTCTGATCGGTATGGGGGCGACCATTCTGAACGGTGTCCGTATTGGCCGTAACTGTATTATCGGAGCGAATGCGCTTATTCCCGAAGGCAAGGAAATTCCGGACAATTCTCTGGTGGTTGGTATGCCGGGGAAAGTTATTCGTGAGCTTGATGATGCGTCTGCCCAGAACAATCGTCGACTTGCCGCACATTATGTCGAAAACGGCCGTCGTTATGCGTCCGGCCTTGTATCTCTGTAG
- a CDS encoding DUF6949 family protein → MGAMMYFELMLALYIACTGFVVAGLLGSFYQLVTSEPAGFRFDGPTLPMTALTLVTICIGGPFIIMRNAIRGRRIEGRHIGWLAASAGIAAVWSFCSGLFVLDFVLAFR, encoded by the coding sequence ATGGGGGCGATGATGTATTTTGAGTTGATGTTGGCTTTGTATATCGCTTGCACGGGCTTTGTTGTTGCCGGGTTGCTGGGGTCGTTCTACCAGCTCGTTACATCGGAGCCGGCGGGGTTCCGTTTTGATGGGCCGACCTTGCCGATGACGGCATTGACACTGGTGACGATTTGTATCGGTGGACCGTTTATCATCATGCGCAATGCGATCAGGGGCCGTCGGATTGAGGGGCGGCATATTGGCTGGCTTGCGGCCAGTGCGGGGATTGCTGCAGTCTGGAGCTTCTGCTCGGGTCTGTTTGTTTTGGATTTTGTTTTGGCTTTCCGATGA